A stretch of DNA from Acropora palmata chromosome 12, jaAcrPala1.3, whole genome shotgun sequence:
GAAGGTCTGTAATTATTATGATGTCGGAACATGAAAATCatgtataaattattattgagattattgttaataatatCGTTATCATCCTTTAATGAAGTTACTAATTAtctaaaacaaatattattgcGGTTTTTAGAGCATGAGGATTTTTATGTCGATCTTAATACCCTGATCCAAAAATTACCTCTTCTAGCTGAATAGAGATATCGTACAGTGcaatttataaattttgtcATCATACCAGTAATTCAATATGTTGAGACTCATTTTCAGTTATTCTCTTAAGATGTCCATATCAATAATTAAgtcatctttttgttttggttatttatctttttgcctttaatcaataaattaattaGTTTAGTAACTTCTGTGTACATATTTAGATAAAAACACTACCCGCCTAGATTAGCATAATTATGCTATTTGCGGGATAGTGTAGCCTTTACCATTGTAATAGTAAAATGAGAAGATAATGATAAACTTGACTACACTTGACTAATGATGTAAAACTATGATTGCTGAAATCGTTTGTCTTGATAGCTCGAGATTCCATGGGGTGTGGTCCGAGGTTGGGCCATGtaatggtttcttttttttttcgctaggTTGCTTCACAAGCCCAGTGGACGAACTTACCACACAGAGTTTAACCCACCCAAAGTTTCAATGACTGATGATGTAAGTATAGGAAGGCTTGAGTTTTTgtcaaacaaataattatttttaaacataaTTTTGTATCCACGAATGGTTGGAAGTacagtaatatatcaaacacttgaaatagtgtttcatcagaatatccaaacactaagaagtgggttgaaaaaacgaggcgtaagccgagttttttttaaccaactgaAGGCACCCGTGCTTGAAATGATATCATGATAGTTGCTTTTCAGTCCTGCGTTTATCCGTTGCTAAGCAACATAATTTTACATCACAGCAATCCACATTGCCAAGAAACATTACCCCAGAAAAATGGATTGTATGTGCGAATTGTCAAATGCCGTATGGTTTTCTGGTCAAAGTCGAAAATTGGAAGCAAGCCTCTTTACAATTGGCTCGCCGAAAGAATTCGGTCGTCTACAACTAAACTCCCTTTCCGCGTTCCACAGATTACAGGGGAACCCCTTATCCGTCGGTCTGATGACAACGAGGTGACTCTTAAGAAGCGTCTGAGTGCATACCACTCGCAGACAAAACCGCTGGTTGAATATTATAAGAAACGAGGGCTCCATTCTTGCATTGATGCAGCAGAGTCCCCGGATGTTGTCTTTCGTGATGTATTGAGGGAATTTGAACGAGCTAAGCAAAGAGCTaggaaatttttttgaatTAATTATACAAGTCCAGCTCCTAAAGAGCGTAGGAATAAGTGTTAATCAGCAGGGAATGCATTTAAATCTTACAAATTGGCTGCAGAagaaatatttggtgtttggtAATTGTACGTAACAGTTACTTTGTAATGCTTTTAATcagttaaagaaaataataatagcaagGACAACCACCTCCTTGAACTCTGTTTATATCTTCAAAACCCCAGAactattgcattttttttcttctcaccGAAGGGGTACTTAAACTtatcacaaaaagaaattaacaaaAGGCTCGCATCTTTTGTTGATTAACGAGAGCCCAGTAGCGAAGCGTTGTTCTTGACATAGGCATTGTTTACAGATTAGCGTTGCCGTGAGTTGCGGTCGCGGCATTTGCGAAGCAGTTTACCGCTATTCGCCTCTGGTTTGAAAACTTTCTGACAACAGAGCAGAGCTATGGGTGATCAAAGGGTGCCTTGGTTATTGACGTCGTAGCGGTGTTCAATTGCTTTTTCATAGGAAAAGAACGTATCAGTCGATTTTCAGAAAAGTTCGATTTTCTGTCGTTTACGTCACACGACGTTCGAAGGTCAATCTGAAGGCCCTTAAATGCGTTAAGTACTTTAATACGCAAGTTTATTCAAAGATATGGGTTTTAACGAGAGGGctctttttaatgttttttataACTTTATAATTGCAGCATTAttgcggtttttttttaattctttctgGGAATTTATGAGGATTTCTTCCCTTCGTTGTTTGCAACCGTTGTTTTCATTCCATTCAAAAGAAGTCTAAAAATACAGATCTGTCATCGGCTCCCAAAGCCAAATTGAGTTTGAAGTATTTAAACAAAGACCTCATTAAGTTCAACATCTCgaaaataactgaaaatgGGCAACGTGCCTTTTCAGTTACGTCAAAGAAGGGTGATGTTTCCGGTGAATAAGATCACTTCACGTGAATGGGACTAACGGCTTAATTGTTTTAACATGTCTTTTGGCCACTTGCCTGTTCGTATTCCTTCCTTTTATGTTGaagtggccaattttggcgattttggaaAAGTTGTCAATTCAAAACAAGGAAGTTTACCGCGATAGTGACAATTAATGCCCTATTTCCTCGCCCAGTGACACACGAGTTTAGCCTTCTACATTCCTATGTTATAGTGAACGTGACGCGATTCGTTCGTTAGACAACGCAATGCCTTGGCAACGCTGCGAAGAGAATTCAATATCACCATATAAGATTCGAGAAAGTGTATGTTCTGTTACACTGTGTAATCTTTAGTGCAACTCTCAGCTGCATGCCGTGACATTATGTAAGGCAATATAGCCGATGACACATTGCACGTTGACCAAAGAATTTCCTCAAAATGTAGAACTCGACAACAGCCTCCGATAATTAACTTGAATTGACCGCTCTGTCAGACATACAGAGCAATGGTTCGTGACTACAGTGTCCGGTGCCACAAAATCGCACGACAACTTGCACGAAGCGTTTCACTATGCAACCGCACGCATTGAACGCAGCAGTTTCCTAAGGTAAATTAAAATGTGCCCAGTGAAGACGCAATCGAGAgtaaaattattcaaattgtCAATCTGGGTGATATTTGGTCCGCAATCATTATTCGGAAAAACTCATAATGTAAGTGTGACAATGACTTCGATGGTTGCGGTTTCCGTGAACAATTACACTCATGACATCATTTCCTTTATCGAaatatttaataaatttatcactttcacaataaataataaagtaaaatCTTTGACAAAATGCtacttacaattttttttttctgtacataATGTTTCACAATTTACACATTGCGAAATAAGTGGCAAACAAAACACTTGGCCTGTGTTTGGGTCCTAATCAGTCGCAAGCACGCAGacatttatatttttccaTGACAAAAGTTGTTTCAGCCCTTAGCTTATAAGTGAAAGCCCATGTGCTCAACTTGATTGGTAAACTGGAAGCAGGCAAATTTCGCAGTTATTACgtgtaaaaatattattattacgaGAAAAATACCCATTTTGCTTTCGACAGCCGGGAACGCCCGTTCAGTAGAAGACATACGTCCCGATAACGAAATCTTAGCCACAGTGGCGAGTAGAAAAGTAAAGCGAACGTTCACAAATACATGGAAGTTCACAAGTTTCCTTATTTTGTGTTAAATTCTTCTGTTACTAAGGCTAAAATCTATTACAAAATGCAATGATTGCTTCAACCGGTAGGGATTTAAACAATACATGGAATTTCCTGAATTCCACCGGCTACTTAATTGTAGCCAACGCGACCAACTTGAAGAACGCACTGTAGCCTTTCCTTTCAGTAACTGAAACTTTTAGGAATGCCCTTTCTTCCTCCGTCGTGACCATGTATTGCAGTTTCTTATTCGTCAAGAATTTTATAGTAGGGACGTGATGCCATAAAAATATTGACTTGTGGGTGAGTTTCATTGTTCAAAACCATCcaaatttttctaaatttgTCAGAATTTTAACGATCAGTGCCTTCGGGGCACCGACGTTATATTAAATAGAACAAGACAGGATAATAACTTCTGCTTGgtatgaaataaaatgtgTCTATATCAGATCAAAACTGATATAACTACTTCTCTTCTTGAAATCCCAGTGTGAAAATGccttctgttttctttttgcaaggGGTGTTTTCTTGATCTCCCGTAAAACGATGCGATCGAGGTCCATTGCACTGGTGCTCAAGCTATTAACTTTATCAGAGGATCCAAAGGATTTAATTCTCGCTCCTGTGATTGTATCTAGTGACTTTGAACGTGACAAACTTCTCTCCCTCACGTAGTCCTTCTCAATTTTCTCTCCTTCGTGTTTCTCGATTACATACGAAGTCACGGCTGTCAGTATAGCTGTCATCCACGAATTTCTCTCCTCTTCTGAGAAGCAACACAAACTAAACGTTTTTCCATCAGCATGAATCTTTAAACAAAACTTTCGCCTCTTTTCACCGACCTCGTCGACTTGCATCGAAATATCTGTGAATGGGATCACGCCGAGGGGTAGACCACTACAATAACTCTTCTTCTTGTAGTAGAACAAACCGGTTGTTTTAAGGATGAAGAATCTTGCTTTCCATAGCCTCCATACGTTTCTGCTTTGTTTAAACAAATATCCTTCTCTAAGCGTCGCTTCTCGTGTTGTTAGAATTGCCATGGATGAGTGATCGCCCAACGAAGTTGTTGCTACAACAATTTTTCGACTcgcgatatttttttttctccgaAGGTAGTAAGGTTCCTGAGTTAATGGGAATGCTTCCGCTGGCTTTATGTGCGAATACGATTGAAGAATCAGAAAACCTGCCGGCTTTTAAAGGAAACGTTTGTCAGGTTCGATGGCTTAGCATAAAATGAATAGGAGTATTGATTCAAGGAATTTACTGCTGACCTAATTACGTCACGGGACGTCAATTAAAGGATCGACTCGTGAGTAATGCATGTGACACATCCTTTCGAcggtaatattattatcttgTATTTCGAACAAAGTTCTCCCTTGCAAAACTACGACTCAGAAGGTCAACTCTTTATAAAATTTAAGGGACAAAggaagaaacaaattttgcccAAAGTTCTTTTGAGAAAGTTTAAAAGTGCCATTCAAATCAGTGTATTGACCATACTCGGTAAAGTAACGCGCTGTAATGACCATTCTCGGTAAAGTAACGGGTGTCCAATCGAACTTAGTGAGTCGCTTGTTTCACTTTCTGTCAGAAGATTTGTTTCGTATAGGTGCATGGGGTGAAAAGCACACCTGTGAGTCGACCTTGTTTGATAGTGATGATCACCTCAACTTTTTTTAGTCAAtgggttttctattttggtcCGCTTTAGTGGACGTCACGTTGATGGTAACACAATGAAGTAACGTAATGAAGCGTCGCCAGGTGCTACCACGAGGAATTCCTCGCTACCACGAcgctgaaactcaccatgcCAAACCTCAAGACACTACCAAAGGTAcggcgggctatccttacaccacgggaacacagaaagccgccaaaatctcgaacaaaaatttttctttcacctgggtacactctctccacgcggaattaatgaacgcctctcatttcACTAATTTGTCCGCACATTCATGTTACCAtgttccaccaatggcaaagctcctctacactcttatataaacctacaacaccccacaatttctctattcgctctgacgaaggccta
This window harbors:
- the LOC141859864 gene encoding arf-GAP with coiled-coil, ANK repeat and PH domain-containing protein 2-like, whose translation is MAILTTREATLREGYLFKQSRNVWRLWKARFFILKTTGLFYYKKKSYCSGLPLGVIPFTDISMQVDEVGEKRRKFCLKIHADGKTFSLCCFSEEERNSWMTAILTAVTSYVIEKHEGEKIEKDYVRERSLSRSKSLDTITGARIKSFGSSDKVNSLSTSAMDLDRIVLREIKKTPLAKRKQKAFSHWDFKKRSSYISFDLI